ATCTGGATGCAGGCTGCGCCCGCCGCCGGGACGGTGGTTGAAGCCTATCTCGCATCGCGCGGGCTGGCGCTGCCGGATGCGGCGCCGATCCGGTTTCACGGTTCCTGCCCGCGCGGCCCGGAGCGGCTGCCCGCGATGGTGACGCTGATGGTCTCGCCATCAACCGGCGAGGCGGCGGGCGTGCATCGCACCTTCCTCAAGCCGGACGGCACCGGGAAGGCCGAAGGCAAAGCCAAGATGATGGCAGGCCATGCGGGCGTGATCTGCCTTTCACCACGGCGCGACGTGGGCGACGCGCTGGGCCTGGTGGAAGGCATCGAGACGGGCCTTGCGGTGATGCAGCGCGGGGGATGGCGGCCGGTGTGGGCGGCGACCTCGGCGGGAAGCATCGCGGCGTTTCCGGTGCTGCCGCCCATCGGGACGCTTCACCTCTTTGCGGATGCGGACACGGCAGGACTGAGCGCGGCGCGGCAATGCGCGGGGGCGTGGGCAGCGGCGGGCCGGAGGGCGCGGGTGATCTGGCCGCCGGCTGGTGATTGGGACGATGCGCTACGGCGCGGAAGGGGGATCAATTGAGCGATAGGGACGAAGCCGAGCGGATCTTCCGTGAGGCAGGCGCACAAGAGGAATGGTTCACGCCGAGCGGCGCGAAGCCGGAGCCTCCGGCGGAAGGGGAACCGCCTGAGCATTCGGACGACGCGCTGGCGCTGGCCTTCTCGGATCGGCACGCGGGGCAATTGCTGCATGTGCCGGAGTGGGGCGCATGGCTGCGCTGGGATGGCTGCCGGTGGGCCTTCGACAAGACGCTGGCGGTTTACGATCTGGCGCGGCTGATCTGCCGGGAGGCAGCGATTGCGGCGGAGGAGGGCGGGCGGCGCGATGAACAGGCCGCCGCCGCCAAGCTGGCCAGCGCGCAAAAGGTCTCGGCGGTTGAACGACTGGCCCGCGCGGATCGGCGCCATGCACGCCCGGCCGATGCGTTTGACGCCGATCCTTGGGCGCTGAACACGCCGGGCGGTGTTGTGGACCTCAGGACCGGCGGCATGCGCCAGCACGGCACGGCGGACTTGTTCACCAAGGTCACGGCGGTTGCGCCTGGTGGTGACTGCCCGCGCTGGCGGCGCTTCCTGAATGAGATCATGCAGGGCGACGCCGAGGCCATCGCCTACGCGCAGCGGTGGTGCGGATACGCCCTGACAGGCAGCACGCGGGAGCATGCCTTCCTGTTCCTCTATGGGCCGGGCGGCAACGGTAAATCCGTCCTGCTGAACACGCTGGCGCACGTCATGGGGGACTACGCCACCACGGCCGATATGGAGCTGTTCACGGTGGGCGGCGGGAACAGTCATCCGACCGGCCTTGCGGACCTACGCGGCGCGCGGCTGGTGCTGGCGCAAGAGACGGAACAGGGCCGCGCGCTCGCGGAAGCGAAGATCAAGGCCATGACGGGCGGCGACCGCATCAAGGCCCGCTTCATGCGGCAAGACTTCTTCGAGTTTCAGCCGGTCTTCAAGCTGGTGATGACAGGCAATCACCGGCCTGTGATCCGCAACCCGGATGAGGCGATGCGGCGCCGGCTGCATCTGCTGCCGCTGACCTACAAGCCGCCGGCACCGGACCGCGATCTGGCCGAGGCGTTGCAGCGCGAAGCGCCCGGCATCCTGGCCTGGGCCATCGAGGGCTGCATGGCCTGGCAGAGCGAAAGGCTCGGCAGCTGCCCGACCATGTTGGAGGCAACGGCCGAATACTTCGCGGAACAGGACTTGATCGCGCAATGGCTGGCCGAGCGATGCGAGGCGGTGCGGCACGGCGAAGCGCCATCCTCGGCGCTGTTCCGGGACTGGCAGGCATACGCGAAGGATCGCGGCGAGGAGGCCGGGACAAGCAAGACGTTCTCCGCCGCGCTGGAGCGGCACCACGCGAAGAAGCGGAAACCGAGCGGGGTTGTCTTCCTGGGGCTGCGTTTGCGGCCGAGCGATACGGGGGTTTTCTGATGGCGCAGCACATGGCCGATGTAGGGTTGTGTAGGGTTTTTCGTTGTCTCTCGTGTGTGACGCGCGAGCGCACGCGCGAACGGGTATTACGAGAAACCATACACAACCCTACATGCTTTTGCGGGAAAGCGGCGGGTAACTGCGGATTTTGGCCAAATGGCCCTATCCTGCCGAAAGGGCGCCTTTCGTGACCGGCGCGGCGAGGAAATCGGGCCGCGTGGCGGTGCCGGAGAAGCCCGCCGGGAAGGGCAACGTGGCGCGCATCGCTTCCCCTGAGGAGGCGGCCCATCACCGCAGAGAGGGCCACCTTGCCCGCATCACGGGCGGCAAGACGGACCGCTTCAACAACCACGCCATCCGCCAGCTGGTGGACACGCTTTGGCTGCCCGGGTGGGCGGACCGGGATCAAGTCATCGGCGCGGCGGTGGACGCGGTGGCAGGCTTCGAGCCGACCGACCCGGTTGAGGGGATGATGGCAACCTTGGCCGTGGCGCAGCACGCGGCGGCGATGGAATGCCTCCGGCGCGCGATGCTGGCCGAACAACCTTTCGAGATCACGACGCGGCTTCGCCATGACGCGGCAAAATGCACCCGGGCCTTTGCCGAGATGGCCGAGGCGATTGATCGGCGCCGGGGCAAGGGCCAGCAAACCGTCCGGGTTGAGCATGTCACGGTGCAGGCCGGAGGGCAGGCCATCGTTGGGGCTGTCGCGGCGCCGAGCGGCAAGGCCCGGGGGGTGGGGCATGAATGAAGAACCGCCCGACAAGGCGATGCGGCGCGGCCGGTTGAAGAACGGCAATCCGGGCGGCGATCTCAGCAAGGCGCCCCGGTGCGGCGCGAAGACGCGGGCCGGAACGCCCTGCCAGCAAGCCGCGATGCGCGGGAAGCGGCGGTGCCGGATGCACGGCGGCGGCAGCACCGGACCCAGGACGCCGGAGGGCATGGCGCGGATGCGCGCCAGCAAAATCAAGCACGGGTTGAAGACGAAGGAGGCGAAGGAGCTTCGCAAGCTGATCCGGGAATTGGACCGGCTTTGCAAGCCGATGGCGCGGGAGGAGCGGGACAGTTGAGTTTCGGGGGTTCGACTGGGCGGCCGGGACGAGATGCAGATGTCTAGGCTCCCTTGATCCAGCGCGCTTTCTCCTATTGCCGCAGAAAATTATGTATCTCAGAGTGGGGTAGGAACCCTTTGGAGCACCTTATGAGTGTCTGGCATTGGCTTATATTAATTCTCGTTTTTGCTCCGTTTGCCGGTATCATTTACGTGGCAGTTTCGAGGGCAAAACTAGAAAAGATGCAAGGTTTAGGAATTACGGCCGGACTGAAGGGGTGGCTATTTATATTTGCTGCATCATTGTGGATCGGTGTCTTAAAGGCGTTGGGCGAAATCGCTAAATTTTTAGAAAACAGAGACCCGCAAATATCGGCGCAGTTTCCTTTGCTCGATCACATTGATTTAATGGCTCTGATTGTGCAGTTGTCTTTAATTGGTTTGTGTATTTTTGGTTTGATGAGGGGGAAAATATACTTTAAGAAGTGCTGGGTTGCGTTGGTGGGGTTTGTGGTTGTTTCGCCGTTTCTTACATCGGCTTTGGCTGTTTTGGCGTTAAGCTTAAAGTATGGGGTTTCTGTCGGTTTTGGGGCAGTTCTTGACGAAATTCCGGGTGAAGCCTGGGGCTCGTGGTTTGGCGCCCTGGTGGGGCTGGGGGTGTGGTCCATCTATGTTTTCCGGTCGCGTCGTGTGGCCGTGACTTGCGTCGCGTGATCTGCCGCGAGGCTGAGCGCAGTTAGGGAAATCGAGGCGCTCGATATCGGAGGCGGAGAGGTCCGCGCTTGTGTCCCGGCTTTTGTTCGCTTTATGTTCTCGACATGCCGCAGCCCTACCGCACGCCCCCTTGGCTTACGGCCCAAACTGCTGACGCCATGCGGCGAGCGGCGGCCCTGGCCCTTAGCCGCCGCCTGGATGCGGCCGAGGAAGCCCGCCGGGTGGCGTGGGCGCTGCATCCGGCGCTACCGGCGAAGATGATCGGGGAGGCGGTTCAGGCGGTGCTACAGCACGGCGAGGGCGAGGAGTGACCGCACCGGACCTGACGCCCGCCGAGCCGGATGATCTGGCCGAGACCATCGCCTACGCCCTGAGGTTCAACGACCGGGGCAAGCCTCTGGGCATGCGGACCCGGGATGATCCGGCGGCGGTGGCACGGGGCGTGGTGGCACACTTGGCCCGGTGCGGGTTTGTGGTGCTGAAAAAGCCACCGATGGAGGCACACTCAACCGGGTAGGCCAGCGCGCACGTGGGGGGGTATCTGGCAACCCCTTGTGGACGCATTTGTGGATCGCCTAAAGCGACAACAGAAAAAACAAAATCCAATCAGTGTCTTGTATGGAAATGCTGGCGGGGCGTAGTTCACTGGGAATGAACGGTCTCTGCGATCGCGGGTCGCCGGATGGTCACGCCGCGCGCGCTCTGGGCGAAAATCGTGCGCCAGGCCAGCGCGGCCACGCTCGACGCCATCCGCTGCGGCTGTGGTGCCGCCTCTACCGTGCGCGAATAGCTGCCACCGTCGAGAACCACATCGCCGTACGAGACGCTTGGATTAGTTCACAGGGCTCGAACGCGTGTGCCCGGATACTGGATGACCATCACGAGTATGAGGGCGGACCTGCACGGCGCCACCTGTTGTGTTGCTCTCGCGCTCCGGTCTGCCGCCGCCATCGATCCGACGACGATACGTCCTGAAATGCTCTGCCTCGTCGATCTTGGACCAGTTGTTCGGCGACCAGTTGGCCAACGTCGAGCCCTCCGACCAATATCTCGCCTCACGCCAGTACGGACTGTTCCCACGTCCGGACCCGCCTGTGGTCTCGATGGCACGCTCCATCATAGAGCGGACGCGCATGACAACATCTTCGGTAGAACGCGCCCGAGCACCTATTCCAACCGCGAGAAGGTTGTTGTGACGATCCATCCTGCGCGCCACAGGCATGTTGCTTGGAGCAATAGGTCTGCCGCCGAGAATTGAGCGCAGCATCGCTTCGGTGCTGGCCCACTCATTCCGCTCAGCCATCGCTGCGGCAAGCAGTGGACCCGCGCGGCGTGACAGTTCCGCAACTCCAACGAGATGGCGGTAGGCATCTGCTGGTCCTTGGTCCTGCCCGGGCAGCCGCGACGCCTCGGCTTCGTCGTTAGCAAAGTCGCGCACTTGCGCAGCGATCGCGCGCAGACGCGCAATCCTGCCCAAGCTTGGGCTGGGATCATCCATAGTTTCATCCTTTCAGGGGGTAGGTTGCAATCGCCGGCGCCAGCCGATCTCGGCCTCAGTGTCGCCAAGTACCGCCGTAGGAGGCAGGTCGATGGTTGGTGCAGGCGCTGGCGCGCGGCCCTTCCTCAGCAAAGCGGACCGCCACGTCGCACTGACTTTGCGCGATGAGATCGACGTCGAACTGGAAAACCTTCGTCTCAGCACTGTGACCGACGCGGTAGCGGATTTCGGCTTGTTGGCGGCCTTCACGTGCCGACACCGTCGCCCAGGACATTGTCCCGCGGCTCGATGGGCTAGGGATCGTGTAGCTCCTGTCGGAAGCTTCCTCGCTCAGGCGCGCGTTTTCACCGAGACGAAAAGCGACGATCCGGACCTCATCCGGCCGCTCTCCAACAAAGGAGAAAACCGCGGCCCCATGGTCGGAGAGGGGATCCTCGAAAATCAAAACTAGGATGTCCCAGG
This region of Sediminicoccus rosea genomic DNA includes:
- a CDS encoding DUF7146 domain-containing protein, whose product is MKERPDIPEVVAMLSARMSELAMQLCGEPTERGRDTWRYRRKGSLAVVVQGAKRGSWFDHEAGQGGDALGFIAHLNGKPMREAYRWALGWLGVEVGQRRPEAPQRPVAPPEGQIEASRTLDLARLIWMQAAPAAGTVVEAYLASRGLALPDAAPIRFHGSCPRGPERLPAMVTLMVSPSTGEAAGVHRTFLKPDGTGKAEGKAKMMAGHAGVICLSPRRDVGDALGLVEGIETGLAVMQRGGWRPVWAATSAGSIAAFPVLPPIGTLHLFADADTAGLSAARQCAGAWAAAGRRARVIWPPAGDWDDALRRGRGIN
- a CDS encoding phage/plasmid primase, P4 family, whose amino-acid sequence is MSDRDEAERIFREAGAQEEWFTPSGAKPEPPAEGEPPEHSDDALALAFSDRHAGQLLHVPEWGAWLRWDGCRWAFDKTLAVYDLARLICREAAIAAEEGGRRDEQAAAAKLASAQKVSAVERLARADRRHARPADAFDADPWALNTPGGVVDLRTGGMRQHGTADLFTKVTAVAPGGDCPRWRRFLNEIMQGDAEAIAYAQRWCGYALTGSTREHAFLFLYGPGGNGKSVLLNTLAHVMGDYATTADMELFTVGGGNSHPTGLADLRGARLVLAQETEQGRALAEAKIKAMTGGDRIKARFMRQDFFEFQPVFKLVMTGNHRPVIRNPDEAMRRRLHLLPLTYKPPAPDRDLAEALQREAPGILAWAIEGCMAWQSERLGSCPTMLEATAEYFAEQDLIAQWLAERCEAVRHGEAPSSALFRDWQAYAKDRGEEAGTSKTFSAALERHHAKKRKPSGVVFLGLRLRPSDTGVF
- a CDS encoding HGGxSTG domain-containing protein; protein product: MNEEPPDKAMRRGRLKNGNPGGDLSKAPRCGAKTRAGTPCQQAAMRGKRRCRMHGGGSTGPRTPEGMARMRASKIKHGLKTKEAKELRKLIRELDRLCKPMAREERDS